One part of the Rutidosis leptorrhynchoides isolate AG116_Rl617_1_P2 chromosome 1, CSIRO_AGI_Rlap_v1, whole genome shotgun sequence genome encodes these proteins:
- the LOC139888644 gene encoding uncharacterized protein has product MRLCGIETDADTRSFAQWILDIGNGDVGESEDGVFDIEIPQDLLIIDIDDPIGSIISTIYPDYLLNLGNTEYYQQRAILAPTHEVVNIITDRMMMCLEGEERSYLSSDSICASQRDADFNNKLYTTDFLNSIEVGG; this is encoded by the coding sequence ATGAGATTATGTGGTATTGAAACTGATGCCGATACTAGAAGTTTTGCTCAATGGATACTTGATATAGGCAACGGTGATGTCGGTGAATCTGAAGACGGAGTTTTTGATATTGAAATTCCACAAGATCTTTTAATAATAGATATTGATGATCCAATTGGTTCTATCATCTCAACTATTTATCCAGATTATCTTCTTAATCTTGGTAATACAGAATATTATCAGCAACGTGCAATTCTTGCTCCAACTCATGAAGTAGTTAACATCATTACTGATAGAATGATGATGTGTTTGGAAGGAGAAGAAAGGTCATATTTGAGCTCAGACAGTATATGTGCGTCACAAAGAGACGCTGACTTTAATAATAAACTATACACTACCGATTTCCTAAATAGTATTGAAGTTGGTGGCTAA
- the LOC139888649 gene encoding uncharacterized protein, which yields MKDSFDVNASNPDITNTTGSNFVTSSRTQYTSNMMKENIFEHTTNTTGECLYNIATPAPLTPSLRISNQSLTNSDKCYTTSYSGSKDNVDYGDLTYICSACGAKLWHKETKVGKQTNGFAQAFSLCCLKGKITLPEFNKSPPKLIWDLYTNNHPKSQHFIENVRQYNMIFAFTSMGGKVGDRVNKTRGPYTFYTWSKLSPIWSVKNRTKASSSCYSLDEDLICQLMEVLDEDNHLVKMFQMARDRFLETTNMQMKIKLIGRRTIDGRNYNLPTVDELAALIVGDINVSSYDERDIIIDSRIEGLKRISELHPEYLALQYPLLFIYAEDGYRTDILRHDVDEHSTRVKKRAERISYIRKNQNILRADTFTNLMNSAASGSSENSMMGNRIKPPSSFTGSARYMIENYRYAMALCRVFGYPDLFLTFTCNPKWPEITRVLMGTGFKAEDKPSFCSRMFKMKLDQLMKDIRKKNYLVLLKQKRGLLHDHICLFLDERNKMPQPEDVDKYIFAEIPDEINEPELYQLVFPKPFSDVTKTDEDGYLIYRRRDDGRTWCNQVASISYLFKYINKAIWRILKFDIHHHYPGVIRLPFHLEGQQQIIFDEEELIDEVLEKPSVNTSMFIEWMNCNVCNQEARELTYVEFPTKFIWNKDNRSWIRHKRNTGAIGHIHHVAPASSDLFFLRILLNKVFNSYRDSCNDLGLLDDDKEYIKVVFEKTFRYLSVDIVHPHRTETQIEIELLKDLTLQEIEKLIQRNSSTLRSFSSMPCPSNHTRNISKNRLIIDELSYEKSKLANEHSDFITKLTSEQTKKTLSVALCSKGEIVLNVASSEIAALLLSRGRTAHSRFHIPLHPTDESFCTISTSNKLGELIRRIKLLIWDEAPMVNKMCIEALNHSMHDICRQSNTDSMDTLFRGKIVVFSGDFRQILPVIQKGKREDIVDASLNSSYFWDYVTVLKLTVNI from the exons ATGAAGGATTCCTTTGATGTTAATGCATCAAATCCAG atataaccaacacaactggATCAAACTTTGTGACTTCATCTAGAACACAATATACATCAAATATGATGAAAGAAAACATTTTTGAACATACGACAAATACAACGGGTGAATGTTTATATAACATTGCAACTCCTGCACCGTTAACACCATCTCTGAGAATATCAAATCAATCACTTACTAATAGTGATAAATGTTACACTACATCATACAGTGGATCCAAAG ACAACGTTGATTACGGCGATCTTACTTATATATGTTCCGCTTGTGGTGCTAAATTATGGCATAAAGAGACGAAAGTAGGAAAACAAACAAACGGTTTCGCCCAGGCATTCTCACTTTGTTGTTTGAAAGGTAAAATAACGCTACCCGAGTTCAACAAATCTCCTCCTAAACTCATTTGGGATCTATATACTAACAATCATCCGAAGAGTCAACATTTCATTGAGAATGTTCGACAGTACAACATGATTTTTGCATTTACTTCCATGGGTGGCAAGGTGGGCGATCGTGTAAACAAAACTCGTGGCCCTTATACATTTTATACATGGTCAAAATTGTCACCAATATGGAG TGTAAAAAACAGAACAAAGGCTTCGTCTTCATGCTATTCACTCGACGAGGATCTCATTTGTCAATTAATGGAAGTTCTCGATGAAGATAATCATCTTGTCAAGATGTTTCAGATGGCTCGTGACCGGTTCCTAGAAACAACTAATATGCAGATGAAAATTAAGTTAATTGGTAGACGAACCATAGATGGACGTAATTACAATCTGCCAACGGTAGACGAACTTGCAGCACTTATTGTAGGTGATATCAATGTATCTTCCTATGATGAAAGGGATATTATAATTGACAGTCGTATTGAAGGCTTAAAAAGAATTTCTGAGCTTCACCCCGAATATTTAGCTCTACAATATCCACTTCTGTTTATTTATGCAGAAGATGGGTACAGGACAGACATTCTTCGTCATGATGTCGATGAGCATTCCACAAGAGTGAAAAAGAGG GCCGAAAGAATCTCATACATCAGGAAAAATCAGAATATTTTAAGAGCAGATACTTTCACCAACTTAATGAATTCAGCGGCATCAGGTTCTTCGGAGAATAGTATGATGGGAAATAGGATAAAACCTCCTTCCTCATTCACGGGGAGTGCTAGATATATGATTGAGAATTATCGTTATGCTATGGCACTTTGTCGTGTATTTGGCTATCCCGACTTATTTTTAACTTTCACATGTAATCCAAAGTGGCCAGAAATCACAAGAGTTTTAATGGGGACCGGTTTTAAAGCAGAAGATAAACCATCTTTTTGTTCAAGGATGTTTAAAATGAAGCTCGATCAACTGATGAAAGatataagaaaaaaaaattatttggtaCTGTTAAAGCAG AAACGTGGTTTGCTTCATGACCATATATGCTTATTCCTTGATGAAAGAAACAAAATGCCTCAACCAGAAGATGTAGATAAGTATATATTCGCTGAAATACCGGATGAAATCAACGAACCAGAACTTTATCAACTCGT GTTTCCAAAACCTTTCTCAGATGTAACAAAAACTGATGAAGACGGTTATCTAATTTACCGGAGAAGGGATGATGGAAGAACG TGGTGTAACCAAGTTGCTTCAATTAGTTATTTGTTCAAATATATCAACAAAG CCATTTGGAGGATTTTGAAGTTCGATATACATCATCATTACCCCGGCGTTATAAGACTACCGTTCCATTTGGAGGGACAACAGCAAATCATTTTTGATGAAGAGGAATTAATTGATGAAGTATTAGAAAAGCCATCAGTCAATACGTCAATGTTTATCGAATGGATGAATTGTAATGTTTGTAACCAAGAAGCACGCGAATTGACTTATGTAGAGTTCCCGACAAAGTTCATTTGGAACAAAGATAATAGGAGTTGGATTAGGCATAAAAGAAACACCGGTGCAATTGGACATATTCATCATGTGGCACCAGCGTCCAGTGATCTGTTTTTTCTTAGAATACTACTCAACAAG GTATTTAATAGCTACAGAGATTCTTGCAACGATTTAGGTTTATTGGATGATGATAAGGAGTATATAAAAG TTGTATTTGAGAAAACATTTCGATATTTATCGGTGGATATCGTTCATCCCCACAGAACAG AAACACAAATTGAGATTGAACTATTAAAAGATTTGACATtacaagagattgaaaaattaattCAACGCAATAGTAGTACATTGAGAAGTTTTAGTTCAATGCCTTGCCCATCGAATCATACAAGAAATATTTCAAAAAACCGTCTTATTATAGATGAGCTCTCCTATGAAAAAAGTAAACTTGCAAATGAACATtcagatttcattacaaagttaacaTCCGAACAAACGAAG AAAACACTCTCAGTTGCATTGTGCAGTAAAGGAGAAATTGTTTTAAATGTTGCGTCAAGTGAGATAGCAGCTTTGCTATTATCTAGAGGTCGGACGGCTCATTCACGTTTTCACATACCGCTTCATCCTACGGATGAGTCATTTTGTACTATTTCTACAAGCAACAAATTGGGTGAGCTCATTAGGAGGATAAAACTGCTTATTTGGGATGAGGCCCCGATGGTTAACAAGATGTGCATTGAAGCACTGAATCATTCTATGCATGATATATGTCGTCAATCTAATACTGATAGTATGGATACTCTGTTTCGGGGTAAAATAGTTGTGTTTAGTGGTGATTTTAGACAAATATTACCTGTTATTCAAAAAGGTAAAAGAGAAGATATAGTAGATGCATCTCTAAATTCTTCCTATTTTTGGGATTATGTTACTGTTTTAAAACTTACAGTTAACATATGA